In a genomic window of Brettanomyces nanus chromosome 1, complete sequence:
- a CDS encoding uncharacterized protein (EggNog:ENOG41), whose translation MRDKTISIYSLLSEGNEDATKEENASVASVSTRLEDIKPNEANIGLTLSSPSPPEEFSQNHQESPTTLYDPITNTIRDLVDESVSESIKISAKESSRRLKMSLSEMMNAPAQIQPSDSEVIIGSVALASGQTPAETKPESTPLKPSTRPSSASESTPLKPSAKPSSASESTLLKPNTKPSSASESAPLKLSIKSTSASKSPTKTDSRFSPRKSRRALKLVKKGSGGLLRTTSGAGLIKQGSSLDGSETDVLEEDADPVDASKRKEPQLPIICVDVPIARPGSKFNESKVTFNVTSICEDKYGFNALNPGNRFALDLDDDVEDDDAGDDDDIGVNATSSTTAGVAGASRPGTESGILAGADDDYENADDIVRQLNLKFEPGMNDEEKEDLVLKELHRRRMEDNKRIGKYNVEDPFIDDEELQFEEQTKNNKDGFFVYYGPWIEPETFKGKRRMAAGVASKRRRIPAGPNVIAIHSPSPSRSVSARSNTSRSNSDKSRHHESDPDRGKSEKPRTEPKEASKIIVGKPVIVGSKPVIATDSTNDNKIIIGSLPVL comes from the coding sequence ATGAGAGACAAGACTATATCAATCTATTCATTACTCAGTGAGGGCAATGAGGATGctacaaaagaagaaaacgCTTCTGTCGCGTCTGTGTCAACGCGTCTCGAAGATATCAAGCCTAATGAGGCTAATATCGGATTAACACTCTCTTCACCATCTCCACCAGAAGAATTTTCtcagaatcatcaagagAGCCCGACTACGTTATATGATCCCATTACAAATACTATAAGAGATCTAGTAGATGAGTCCGTTTCTGAAAGTATCAAGATCTCCGCAAAAGAATCGAGCCGTCGCCTAAAGATGTCCCTTAGTGAGATGATGAATGCTCCCGCTCAAATTCAGCCTTCAGATAGTGAAGTGATAATAGGGAGCGTGGCATTAGCATCAGGTCAGACGCCTGCTGAGACGAAGCCTGAATCAACTCCACTCAAACCGAGTACTAGGCCTTCCTCAGCCTCTGAATCAACTCCACTCAAGCCGAGTGCTAAACCCTCCTCAGCATCTGAATCAACTCTACTCAAGCCGAATACTAAACCCTCCTCAGCCTCTGAATCAGCTCCACTCAAGCTTAGTATTAAATCCACCTCGGCCTCCAAATCACCAACTAAAACAGATTCTAGATTCAGCCCCAGAAAGAGTCGAAGAGCCCTgaaattggtgaagaagggCTCTGGTGGTTTACTGAGAACCACTTCTGGTGCTGGACTTATAAAGCAAGGAAGTTCGTTGGATGGCTCTGAAACTGATGTGTTGGAGGAGGATGCTGATCCGGTTGATGCATCCAAGCGTAAAGAGCCTCAGCTGCCGATTATCTGCGTGGATGTTCCTATCGCACGACCCGGTTCAAAATTTAACGAGTCGAAGGTCACGTTTAATGTCACCAGTATTTGCGAAGATAAGTACGGATTCAATGCTCTCAATCCCGGTAATAGATTTGCattggatttggatgacgATGttgaagacgatgatgccggagatgatgacgatataGGTGTCAATGCGACATCTAGTACTACCGCTGGTGTTGCCGGTGCCTCGCGTCCTGGTACTGAATCAGGTATTCTTGCCGGCGCGGATGACGATTACGAGAATGCGGATGACATAGTTCGTCAGCTCAACCTCAAGTTTGAACCAGGAATGAACGacgaagagaaggaagatttGGTGTTGAAAGAGCTACATCGACGCAGGATGGAAGATAATAAGCGTATCGGCAAGTACAATGTAGAGGATCCTTTtattgacgatgaagagcTCCAATTTGAGGAGCAAACAAAGAATAACAAGGATGGTTTCTTTGTATATTATGGACCCTGGATAGAGCCTGAAACTTTTAAGgggaagagaagaatggcGGCAGGTGTAGCTAGCAAGCGAAGAAGAATACCTGCTGGCCCAAATGTTATCGCTATCCACTCTCCTAGTCCGTCCAGAAGTGTATCTGCCCGCAGTAATACCAGCAGATCAAACTCCGACAAGAGCAGACATCATGAAAGTGACCCGGATCGAGGTAAATCTGAAAAACCGAGAACTGAGCCTAAAGAAGCTTCCAAGATTATTGTTGGTAAGCCTGTGATTGTTGGCTCGAAGCCAGTCATTGCCACAGATTCTACAAATGACAACAAGATCATCATTGGATCTCTTCCAGTTTTATAA
- a CDS encoding uncharacterized protein (CAZy:GH132) — protein MKFSTQTLIAIASVLARSSFAAPLADAKAVAVADAEDDGCTTTQRTYHRHHQHKRAVAYDYVYVTVTVDGDGQTMTPTVEVVETSEVASSEDVAAATTADASSSESTSSASTSSSNSDSSSDSSSSSSTGITGDLSDFVDPTEEFEDGTVACSDFPSGNGVIALDWLDYGGWSGLYHDDTSTGGSCEDGTYCSYACQPGMSKSQWPSTQPSNGVSVGGLYCKDGYLYKTSTTSNYLCEWGENTARVVSEISDSVAICRTDYPGTENMVIPTVVDGGSEAILSVVDEDSYYQWEGKKTSAQFYVNNAGVSVEDGCIWGTSGSGVGNWAPLNFGAGATGGITYLSLIPNPNNLDAPNYNVKIVAYDSSSSLNGDCVYEDGVYNGDGSDGCTVALTSGKANLVGMVSRVCQSIAILPVHAYEFGEDKSEREPEVGPQKNPEKNPQTDSERDSQKESQKNHENESEYICDDAFSQGELEMPSEHELYDSNTLAEVGSSGHQTDDATTLVGEVSNEKEPEEKGSDLSAVLQDVLAMSQVQDKLLKKHEKFQDRINKRLYAIRREHRIQLKRLFTKTKKQLEELLEQEEKLFNRIDRS, from the exons ATGAAGTTTTCTACCCAAACTTTGATTGCAATTGCTTCGGTTCTTGCTAGATCCTCTTTTGCTGCTCCATTGGCCGATGCCAAAGCTGTCGCTGTCGCTGATGCTGAGGATGATGGATGTACTACCACCCAGAGAACCTACCACAGACACCATCAGCACAAAAGAGCTGTCGCTTACGACTATGTCTATGTGACTGTTACTGTCGATGGAGACGGTCAAACAATGACACCAActgttgaagttgttgagaCCTCCGAGGTTGCTAGTTCTGAAGatgttgctgctgccacTACCGCTGATGCTTCGTCATCTGAGTCAACTTCCTCTGCCTCCACATCTTCTTCGAACTCCGATTCGTCCTCTGAttcatcaagttcttcttccactgGTATCACTGGTGATTTGAGTGACTTTGTTGATCCAACCGAAGAGTTCGAAGATGGTACTGTCGCATGTTCTGACTTTCCTTCTGGCAATGGTGTCATTGCTTTGGATTGGTTGGATTACGGTGGATGGTCTGGTTTGTACCATGATGACACCTCCACCGGTGGTTCTTGTGAGGATGGTACCTACTGTTCTTATGCCTGCCAGCCTGGTATGTCCAAGAGCCAGTGGCCTTCTACTCAACCCTCTAACGGTGTTTCCGTTGGTGGTTTGTACTGTAAGGATGGTTACCTTTACAAGACTAGCACAACTTCCAATTATTTGTGTGAATGGGGTGAAAATACTGCTAGAGTTGTCTCCGAGATCTCTGACTCAGTTGCTATCTGCAGAACTGACTACCCAGGTACCGAGAATATGGTTATTCCAACCGTTGTTGATGGTGGTTCAGAAGCTATTTTGTCTGTCGTTGATGAGGACTCCTACTACCAATGGGAAGGTAAAAAGACTTCTGCCCAATTCTATGTTAACAACGCTGGTGTTTCCGTTGAGGATGGTTGTATCTGGGGTACTTCAGGCTCCGGTGTTGGTAACTGGGCTCCATTGAACTTTGGTGCCGGTGCCACTGGTGGTATCACTTATTTGTCTTTGATTCCAAATCCTAACAACCTAGATGCCCCTAACTACAACGTGAAGATTGTTGCTTACGATAGCAGTAGTAGCCTTAACGGAGATTGTGTTTACGAGGACGGTGTTTACAATGGAGACGGCTCTGACGGTTGTACCGTGGCGCTTACAAGTGGTAAGGCCAA TCTTGTGGGTATGGTGTCTCGTGTATGTCAATCGATAGCGATTCTTCCGGTTCATGCGTACGAATTTGGGGAGGACAAGTCTGAAAGGGAGCCTGAAGTGGGGCCCCAAAAGAATCCCGAAAAGAATCCTCAAACGGATTCTGAAAGGGATTCTCAAAAGGAGTCTCAGAAGAACCACGAGAATGAGTCTGAGTACATATGCGATGATGCTTTCTCTCAGGGAGAGCTAGAAATGCCTAGTGAACATGAATTGTATGATTCAAATACTCTGGCAGAGGTAGGCTCCAGTGGGCATCAGACGGATGACGCGACTACCTTGGTGGGAGAAGTCTCTAACGAAAAGGAGCCTGAAGAAAAGGGTTCTGATCTATCTGCTGTGTTACAAGACGTACTCGCCATGAGCCAAGTACAAGACAAGTTGCTAAAAAAGCATGAAAAGTTTCAGGACCGAATCAATAAAAGGCTGTATGCGATTAGAAGGGAGCATAGAATCCAGCTGAAAAGACTCTTTACGAAAACGAAGAAACAACTGGAAGAACTTCTTgagcaagaagagaaactGTTCAACAGGATCGATCGAAGCTAG
- the TFP1 gene encoding Vacuolar H+-ATPase V1 sector, subunit A (BUSCO:EOG0934140M) translates to MAGAIENARKELRKLSLDDAEESSYGQIYSVSGPVVVAENMIGCAMYELVKVGHQNLVGEVIRITADKATIQVYEETAGVTVGDPVTRTGKPLSVELGPGLMETIYDGIQRPLKAIRDISQSIYIPRGIDAPALSRTTQYEFKPGEIKVGDHVTGGDILGVAFENSLMSDHKILLPPRGRGTVVSIAEPGSYTIDEPIMEVEYDDVVRKYTMMHTWPVRVPRPVAQKLSADYPLLTGQRVLDALFPDVQGGTTCIPGAFGCGKTVISQSLSKYSNSDVIIYVGCGERGNEMAEVLMEFPELYTTVKGKKEPIMKRTTLVANTSNMPVAAREASIYTGITLAEYFRDQGRDVSMIADSSSRWAEALREISGRLGEMPADQGFPAYLGAKLASFYERAGKCIPLGSPDRQGSVSIVAAVSPAGGDFSDPVTTATLGITQVFWGLDKKLAQRKHFPSINTSISYSKYTTVLNKYYDSNYPEFPVLRNKIKEILSNAEELEQVVQLVGKSALSDSDKIILDVSTLIKEDFLQQNGYSSYDAFCPIWKTYDMMRAFVLYYEEAQKAVSSGAQWSKLAEATSDVKHNVSSAKFAEPSLGEEKVRAQLEKMIQNISERFQEASE, encoded by the exons ATG GCCGGAGCAATTGAAAACGCACGTAAAGAGCTCAGAAAGCtatcattggatgatgctgaagagTCATCGTATGGCCAGATCTACTCTGTTTCTGGCCCCGTTGTCGTTGCAGAGAACATGATTGGTTGTGCCATGTACGAATTGGTTAAAGTGGGTCATCAGAATTTGGTTGGTGAGGTCATTAGAATCACTGCTGATAAGGCCACCATTCAGGTTTATGAAGAGACTGCAGGTGTTACCGTTGGTGACCCTGTTACGAGGACTGGTAAACCTTTATCTGTTGAACTAGGCCCTGGTTTGATGGAAACCATTTATGATGGTATTCAGAGACCTTTGAAAGCCATCAGGGATATATCACAATCAATCTATATTCCAAGGGGTATTGACGCTCCTGCCTTGTCCAGAACGACTCAGTATGAGTTTAAACCGGGCGAAATCAAGGTCGGCGACCATGTTACTGGTGGTGATATTCTTGGTGTTGCGTTTGAGAATTCTTTGATGTCCGATCACAAGATTTTACTTCCCCCACGTGGACGTGGTACCGTGGTCAGCATTGCTGAGCCTGGCTCTTACACGATCGACGAGCCTATCATGGAGGTTGAGTACGATGATGTCGTCAGAAAATATACTATGATGCACACATGGCCGGTCAGAGTGCCAAGACCTGTTGCTCAGAAGCTTTCTGCCGATTACCCATTATTGACAGGTCAGAGAGTCTTGGACGCATTGTTTCCGGATGTCCAAGGTGGTACCACATGTATTCCTGGTGCCTTTGGTTGCGGTAAGACTGTCATTTCCCAGTCGTTGTCCAAGTATTCCAATTCTGATGTCATTATCTACGTTGGTTGTGGCGAACGTGGTAACGAGATGGCAGAGGTGTTGATGGAATTCCCTGAATTGTACACTACCGTCAAGGGCAAGAAGGAACCAATCATGAAGCGTACTACATTAGTGGCCAACACTTCCAACATGCCCGTCGCTGCTAGAGAGGCTTCTATTTACACTGGTATTACATTGGCCGAGTACTTCAGAGACCAAGGTAGAGATGTTTCCATGATTGCcgattcttcttctagaTGGGCCGAAGCATTAAGAGAAATTTCCGGTCGGTTGGGAGAAATGCCCGCTGATCAAGGTTTCCCTGCATATTTGGGTGCCAAGTTGGCCTCATTTTATGAGAGAGCTGGTAAGTGTATTCCTTTGGGTTCTCCAGATAGACAAGGTTCTGTTTCTATCGTTGCCGCCGTGTCTCCAGCTGGTGGTGACTTTTCTGATCCAGTTACTACTGCCACGTTGGGTATTACACAAGTGTTCTGGGGTTTGGATAAGAAGTTGGCTCAGAGGAAGCACTTCCCCTCGATTAATACCTCGATTTCTTACTCCAAGTACACCACCGTTTTGAACAAATACTACGATTCTAACTATCCGGAGTTCCCGGTCTTAAGAAACAAAATCAAGGAGATTCTATCCAACGCCGAAGAATTAGAACAGGTTGTTCAATTAGTCGGTAAATCTGCTTTATCTGATTCCGATAAAATTATCTTGGACGTGTCTACATTGATTAAGGAGGACTTTTTACAACAGAACGGTTACTCATCTTACGATGCATTCTGCCCCATTTGGAAGACCTATGACATGATGAGAGCTTTTGTTTTATACTATGAAGAGGCCCAAAAGGCTGTCTCTAGTGGAGCTCAATGGTCAAAGTTGGCCGAGGCCACCTCTGACGTTAAGCACAACGTGTCGTCCGCCAAATTTGCGGAGCCAAGTCTTGGGGAGGAAAAGGTACGTGCACAGttagagaagatgattcaaaATATTTCGGAAAGGTTCCAGGAAGCATCCGAGTGA
- a CDS encoding uncharacterized protein (EggNog:ENOG41), with translation MSTYIAGDDVHFDYAKPEDVCNHSKSRAKESARGSSPSVRNNRANSNGGVRKSTGLKLQMKLKSPDAEYPTSRVIRQGTNGDVIVSELKQEVENPQVRQSGNHGDISSETINDVDVETYSTDEYEYDQGEDIDDRETYDDDDDDDDDDYDNQNSQQNDRYCNCNNHKHGSHQHGYQESHTDSWELECQKQIILSQLRHPPQGNYLWDCDISEGEKEKIKQFWLKLSEDRKREIVDVSNDDVMKMIHEEQQLSCDCKFCGNRKLILEKELEKLYREYYTLQKLVQKDTDEYQLNERLVSTFLGIKVPETVSEEEEEEEEEEEQEQGQEQEEEQEQEQGQELEEEQEQDKDKDFETMPNDGKNGTKSHFDEVLSLAGDIIKNDGKNFIHMIEKLDKTHDGHLDKTIDGDMNKLGYERYKAMLAAYPKHFTKKQEEEARKNFELYMEMSKKGHMRLPFMPGMKETARGKPDEEVEGEYLDDNEEDEDQDEKNSNRDEEEEEKKNNAELDVEDNKFYDEDGDENAREDDEESQYTDENDYDSEYYEREEEIRRRLVETNRLLQMSTSKLLRANVLQAYKEKVAEDSRKQLLEELETEERIKKEKEEKERRKKERQKEKKRLQQVAREEEKKRKEVEKSEKERQQKEEQKRKAEDGRKRKEAERKKREEEQKKKREEKQKRKEVELERLQKEKEERERLHGEEEEKKLAKAEAKAKAKVRAEAKAIAKAKMEANSKVRTKTKVGIEAESNSESKAKIGQIRQTKISSSPLMPLQQPLPPMLPSQGAQADCRFTGSRIVRNSSSGPAALPPLTNVLGVSSLSDSFTANISGISTAGTNSNNSSSWKLSNADIQDPYERSALPELGLPLPGSDIDLLSQYLSRASVGETGSTNLLSRPFAELSPATAAINTAATTAATATTGHPAPTLTQPFFNTNSSPEKDIWSSNTSNTGTPMGSNAALSTPHNNSIWGLAPSTTTTDSPSPWLSTGAGLGSFDRVTMFDARKVQLEVLKASPNLPMEKNAFYSVPLLYHYTKSSLSAVLPNLTLLQFLQALSFPLGDVISYSFELVKDDLGNANLVKIVKQGQQPTPLLPIQQLQATQSTQPTQFGQFSQLGQLGQAGQSGLAQPFGDSGLFMDNSFSQFGKPGMSPDTGFLNNTWGTGLH, from the coding sequence ATGTCTACGTATATTGCCGGTGACGATGTGCATTTCGACTACGCTAAGCCGGAAGACGTTTGCAATCATAGCAAGAGCAGGGCGAAGGAGTCTGCTAGAGGATCTTCCCCGAGCGTGAGAAACAATCGTGCAAATAGCAACGGCGGGGTGAGAAAATCAACGGGACTCAAGCTGCAAATGAAACTAAAGAGTCCAGATGCCGAGTACCCTACCTCCCGCGTGATACGTCAGGGAACCAATGGGGATGTGATAGTCTCTGAGCTCAAGCAGGAAGTGGAAAATCCACAAGTCAGACAAAGTGGTAACCACGGGGACATTTCCAGTGAGACGATAAACGACGTCGACGTCGAAACATACTCTACAGACGAATATGAATATGATCAAGGCGAAGATATCGACGATAGGGAAACCtatgacgatgacgacgatgacgacgacgacgatTACGATAACCAGAATAGTCAGCAGAATGACAGGTATTGCAATTGTAATAACCACAAACATGGATCACATCAGCATGGCTATCAAGAATCACATACGGATAGCTGGGAGTTGGAGTGCCAGAAACAAATCATTCTATCTCAGTTACGCCATCCTCCTCAAGGTAATTATCTTTGGGATTGCGACATATCTGAAGgggaaaaagagaaaattaAACAGTTCTGGTTGAAATTATCTGAAGATaggaagagagagattgTTGATGTGAGCAATGATGAtgtaatgaagatgattcatGAAGAACAACAGCTCAGTTGTGATTGCAAATTCTGTGGCAATCGCAAACTGATTCTGGAGAAGGAGCTGGAAAAGCTTTACAGAGAATACTATACGCTTCAGAAGTTAGTGCAGAAAGACACAGATGAATATCAGTTGAATGAGAGATTAGTGAGTACATTTTTAGGAATCAAAGTACCGGAAACCGTTTccgaggaagaagaagaagaggaggaagaagaagaacaagaacaaggacaagaacaagaagaagaacaagaacaagaacaaggaCAAGAactagaagaagaacaagaacaagacAAAGATAAAGATTTTGAGACGATGCCGAATGATGGGAAAAATGGCACTAAAAGCcattttgatgaagtaCTTTCTTTAGCAGGCGACATAATCAAaaatgatggaaagaatTTTATTCATATGATTGAAAAGCTTGATAAGACACATGATGGGCATTTGGACAAAACAATTGACGGAGATATGAATAAATTGGGATATGAAAGATACAAAGCAATGTTGGCAGCTTATCCGAAGCACTTTACCAAAAAgcaagaggaagaagcacGCAAAAATTTCGAGCTTTACATGGAGATGTCCAAAAAGGGACATATGCGGTTGCCATTTATGCCAGGGATGAAGGAGACAGCCCGAGGAAAACCCGACGAAGAGGTTGAAGGTGAATATCTagatgataatgaagaggatgaagatcaagatgaaaagaacagCAACCgcgacgaagaagaagaagaaaagaagaacaatgCCGAGCTCGATGTGGAGGACAACAAATTCTATGACgaagatggtgatgaaAATGCGCgtgaggatgatgaagaaagtcAATATACGGATGAAAATGATTATGATAGTGAATACTatgagagagaagaagaaattcgCAGAAGGCTGGTTGAAACAAACCGGCTCCTTCAAATGTCCACATCAAAGCTTCTTCGTGCCAATGTCCTACAGGCgtataaagagaaagttgcTGAGGACAGTAGGAAGCAATTATTGGAGGAGCTagagacagaagaaaggataaagaaggagaaagaagagaaagagagaagaaagaaggagcggcaaaaagagaagaaacgaTTACAACAAGTGGctagagaagaagagaagaagagaaaggaagttgaaaagtcagagaaggagagacaacagaaagaggaaCAGAAACGAAAGGCCGAAGACGGacgaaagagaaaggaagcagagagaaagaaaagggaagaggagcagaaaaaaaagcgagaagagaaacagaaaaggaaagaagtagAGCTGGAGAGActgcagaaagagaaagaagaaagagaaaggcttcatggagaggaagaagaaaagaagctggCCAAGGCTGAAGCGAAGGCTAAAGCAAAGGTAAGAGCAGAAGCCAAGGCTATAGCTAAGGCTAAGATGGAGGCCAATTCTAAAGTGAGAACAAAAACTAAGGTGGGAATTGAGGCGGAAAGTAATTCAGAAAGCAAAGCTAAGATAGGTCAGATCAGGCAAACCaaaatttcttcttcacctttaatGCCCCTTCAGCAGCCCCTTCCTCCAATGTTACCATCTCAGGGTGCTCAGGCAGATTGTCGATTCACTGGAAGTAGGATAGTCCGAAATTCATCATCCGGTCCTGCTGCATTACCTCCTCTGACAAATGTTCTAGGAGTTTCTAGCCTCTCCGATTCCTTTACCGCAAATATTTCAGGCATTTCCACTGCAGGCACCAACTCAAACAATTCGTCATCCTGGAAGTTATCAAATGCGGATATTCAAGACCCATACGAAAGGTCGGCTCTCCCTGAATTGGGCCTCCCTCTTCCAGGCAGTGACATTGATTTGCTTTCGCAGTACCTCTCTAGAGCCTCCGTGGGGGAAACCGGCTCTACAAATTTGTTATCCAGACCATTTGCCGAACTTTCtccagcaacagcagccaTCAACACTGCTGCTACTACTGCTGCCACTGCAACTACAGGACATCCCGCTCCCACTTTAACGCAGCCCTTCTTTAACACCAATTCGTCCCCTGAGAAGGACATTTGGAGCAGCAATACCAGCAACACGGGTACTCCTATGGGTTCCAATGCAGCATTGTCTACTCCTCACAACAACTCCATCTGGGGTCTTGCCCCCAGTACCACAACCACTGattcaccttctccatGGCTCTCAACCGGCGCCGGTTTGGGATCTTTTGACCGTGTGACGATGTTTGATGCCAGAAAAGTTCAGCTTGAGGTGTTAAAGGCCTCTCCTAACTTACCGATGGAAAAGAACGCTTTCTATTCGGTTCCTTTGCTCTATCACTATACCAAGTCGTCGCTATCTGCTGTTTTGCCAAACCTGACTCTTTTGCAGTTTCTGCAGGCTCTTAGTTTCCCTCTCGGTGATGTGATCAGCTACTCTTTTGAGCTTGTGAAAGATGATCTGGGCAATGCCAATTTGGTTAAAATTGTGAAGCAGGGTCAGCAGCCAACTCCCTTGTTACCTATACAACAACTACAAGCCACCCAATCAACACAGCCTACCCAGTTTGGACAGTTTAGTCAGCTTGGACAACTTGGGCAAGCTGGTCAGTCTGGCTTAGCCCAACCCTTTGGAGATTCTGGCTTGTTCATGGATaactctttttctcagTTTGGGAAACCTGGCATGTCTCCGGATACCGGTTTTCTGAATAACACTTGGGGGACAGGACTTCATTAA